One Cololabis saira isolate AMF1-May2022 chromosome 12, fColSai1.1, whole genome shotgun sequence DNA window includes the following coding sequences:
- the LOC133457555 gene encoding zinc finger protein PLAGL2-like, whose translation MFHQDPPSRQVYHCQDCGKQYNTQLGYRRHVVASHGASAGLESQALLESLVDHSDRPPPEGATTGVPVRERKYSCERCDRRFYTRKDVRRHAVVHTGRRDFLCPRCAQRFGRRDHLTRHLKKSHAQEVGLMSPPGTPGGAPAPPAQAPSPAAPDVPPVSKEPMEVFPRDMCPSYAMPGVGGPPQGLMQGSFPPQGPHHLQAPAAPQQQPFNSMSRYQHSTTSYPRADMDSFLLDLQSAPPPHSTTSPSPQREVLGDAVAPTGPELDLGPLLGFLPFSLPPYSPHVGMGGLVMSYPTTTSSSSSASTGPSQAPGPFPFFQPSQGPGPQGPPVHGQLPQAYSPAMSTSSPLPHYYQAFQQ comes from the coding sequence ATGTTCCACCAGGACCCGCCCAGCCGGCAGGTCTACCACTGCCAGGACTGTGGGAAGCAGTACAACACCCAGCTGGGCTACCGGCGCCACGTGGTGGCGTCGCACGGAGCCTCCGCCGGCCTGGAGTCCCAGGCTCTGCTGGAGAGCCTGGTTGACCACAGCGACCGGCCCCCGCCGGAGGGGGCCACCACCGGCGTGCCCGTCAGAGAGAGGAAGTACTCGTGCGAGCGGTGCGACCGCCGCTTCTACACGCGCAAGGACGTGCGGCGCCACGCGGTGGTGCACACCGGCCGCCGGGACTTCCTGTGCCCGCGCTGCGCGCAGCGCTTCGGCCGCCGCGACCACCTGACCCGCCACCTCAAGAAGAGCCACGCCCAGGAGGTGGGGCTCATGTCGCCCCCCGGCACCCCCGGGGGGGCCCCGGCCCCTCCCGCGCAGGCCCCCAGCCCGGCGGCCCCCGACGTTCCCCCCGTCTCCAAGGAGCCCATGGAGGTTTTCCCCAGGGACATGTGCCCCTCCTACGCCAtgccgggggtgggggggccccCCCAGGGCCTCATGCAGGGGTCCTTCCCCCCTCAGggcccccaccacctccaggccCCCGCGGCGCCCCAGCAGCAACCCTTCAACAGCATGTCCCGGTACCAGCACAGCACTACCTCGTACCCCCGCGCCGACATGGACAGCTTCCTGCTGGACCTGCAGAGCGCCCCCCCGCCTCACTCCACCACCTCCCCGTCCCCTCAGAGGGAGGTCCTGGGGGACGCGGTGGCCCCCACGGGCCCCGAGCTGGACCTGGGACCTCTGCTGGGCTTCCTGCCCTTCAGCCTGCCGCCGTACAGCCCCCACGTTGGGATGGGGGGGCTGGTGATGAGCTACCCCACCACCacctcgtcctcgtcctccgCCTCCACCGGGCCCTCCCAGGCCCCGGGGCCCTTCCCGTTCTTCCAGCCCTCCCAGGGCCCGGGCCCCCAGGGCCCCCCGGTGCATGGCCAGCTACCTCAGGCATACAGTCCCGCCATGAGCACTTCCAGCCCCCTACCTCACTACTACCAGGCCTTTCAGCAGTGA